In one window of Pseudomonas putida DNA:
- a CDS encoding LLM class flavin-dependent oxidoreductase: MSIEFFTRLPLHGETQFLPGDSRNRGDWHPGGPSTGAVSGFAVGDHFTYIDYLGQVARAAEINGFGGALMVNAPSGEEPWTVCSLLARETRTLKFVTAFQPYHYTPWVAVQQAATYQRATGNRLVWNIINGGSDAIQRQVGDYESHDDRYARATEFMDVVRGYWHNEQFHYDGKYYHADGGGLRGPLRKAELPLICTAGSSVAAREFAAKHADFYLMRAEHPDEIAALIADIRARALKYGRNDIRFGLSIDVIARETETLARAEAQRFFDEGIAKGAVKARAAHAGLRTARKLSYEQGFTDKGDTPGIDDFFIHPNVWTGFGYIGIPPGCALVGSYENVVARIREYNAIGIDLFFLAGYPHLEEAYRIGEHILPHFRGERAALARLPETPVQLHAANGA; encoded by the coding sequence ATGAGCATCGAGTTCTTCACCCGCCTGCCACTGCATGGCGAAACGCAGTTTCTTCCCGGCGACAGCCGCAACCGCGGCGACTGGCACCCGGGCGGGCCGAGCACCGGCGCGGTATCGGGGTTCGCCGTGGGTGATCACTTCACCTACATCGACTACCTCGGCCAGGTGGCCCGCGCCGCCGAGATCAACGGCTTCGGCGGCGCGCTGATGGTCAACGCCCCCAGCGGCGAGGAGCCCTGGACGGTGTGCTCGCTGCTGGCCCGCGAGACCCGGACACTGAAGTTCGTCACAGCCTTCCAGCCCTATCACTACACGCCCTGGGTCGCGGTGCAGCAGGCGGCGACCTACCAGCGAGCCACCGGCAACCGCCTGGTCTGGAACATCATCAACGGCGGCTCGGACGCGATCCAGCGCCAGGTCGGCGACTACGAAAGCCACGATGACCGTTATGCGCGCGCCACCGAGTTCATGGATGTCGTCAGGGGTTACTGGCACAACGAGCAGTTCCACTACGACGGGAAGTACTACCACGCCGACGGCGGTGGCCTGCGCGGGCCGCTGAGGAAGGCCGAGTTGCCGCTGATCTGCACCGCCGGCTCGTCGGTCGCGGCGCGTGAGTTCGCCGCCAAGCATGCCGACTTCTACCTGATGCGCGCCGAGCACCCGGACGAAATCGCCGCGCTGATCGCCGACATCCGCGCCCGCGCATTGAAGTACGGACGCAACGACATCCGCTTCGGCCTATCGATCGATGTGATCGCCCGCGAGACCGAGACCCTGGCCCGCGCCGAGGCGCAGCGCTTCTTCGACGAAGGCATCGCCAAGGGCGCGGTCAAGGCCAGGGCCGCCCACGCTGGCCTGCGCACGGCACGCAAGCTCAGCTACGAGCAAGGCTTTACCGACAAGGGCGATACCCCCGGCATCGACGACTTCTTCATCCATCCCAATGTCTGGACCGGCTTCGGCTACATCGGCATCCCACCCGGCTGCGCCCTGGTCGGCAGCTACGAGAACGTGGTGGCGCGGATCCGCGAGTACAACGCCATCGGCATCGACCTGTTCTTCCTCGCCGGCTACCCGCACCTGGAAGAGGCCTATCGGATCGGCGAGCACATCCTGCCGCACTTCCGTGGCGAGCGCGCCGCCCTCGCCCGCCTGCCTGAAACGCCCGTGCAACTGCACGCGGCCAACGGAGCCTGA